Within the Marinobacter qingdaonensis genome, the region TTTTTGAAGAAGGTCAGAAAAGCTCCGGCCGCAGCTGCAGCGGCGCCGCCAATGAGAAATACCATGGTTTCGTCATCGTACTGACCGGTCAGGGTTTCCGAAATTTCACCGCCCACTGACTGGGTGGACTGGTAGCCGAAATAGAGCAGGGCGATGCCGACTACGAGCAGAACAACACCAACGAGCTTGGAGCTTCCCATTTGTTTTTCCTTTTCCGCATAAGTGAGGGTATTTTCTGGAAAACCTGGAAAGCTTGACACTTGTGGCGGTGCCCGGCAAGAACCGAGCCTGCTGCGCACCGCCCGATTGGCGCTTATTGACTGGCCAGATACCCCCTCCAGCCGCCCAGTGAGGTGATGTCCCGGGCACTCTCCAGACCTATGGGCTCGCAAATGAATCCGCTGACCCAGCGACCATCCGCCAGCTCGACCTTGCCGATGCCCAGGGGCGCCGGGATGCCGTCGACAAAGCTGCCAAACTGGTCCGCCGGAAGTCGCCAGATTTCCACGGGCAAGGCGACACCTGCCTCGGTATCCCGGATCAGGCCGGGCCGGAAGGGCGGACCACCGTCCAGCAAGTACATGCGATAGGCCGCCGCGGTTTCTGTGGTCTCGACCAGGGTGCCGTAGCGGTCGGTAAGCTGATGGTTCAGGGGCAATCCGGACAGGTGCGCGCCGCACACCAGGACATCGATGGTGCCCTCGGTGGCCTCGAACGGTGGGCTGTCGAGGGCATCGGTGAGGGCGCCGACCCGGTCGACGGTGTGCGGGTGCAATCGGGCTGCCAGCGCGAGCAGGGCTTCATCTTGGAAGGCCGGGGCGAACAGGGTGCAGCCCAGGGGCAGGCCGTTGGCCAGAAAACCGGCGGGTACCGACACGGCGCTGTAATCCAGCAGGTTCATGAAGTTGGTGTAGATGCCCAGCCGGCTGTTCAGGGTGACCGGATCGGCGTTGACCGCCTCGATGGTGTAGATGCCGGGGGTGGTGGGCGTCAGCACCAAATCCACCTGCTCCCAGATTCGGTCGGCCAGGGCCTTGAGCTTGCGCAGCTGGTACTGGGCGGCGAAGGCGTCGGCGGCGCTGGGTGTTGCGCCCTGGCTGATGATGCTCCGGGTTACCGGCAGCAGTGCCTCCGGGTGTTGGTCGATCAAAGGCCGGGTGGCCAGGTAGCGTTCGCTAACCCAGGGACCCTCGTACAGCAAGCTGGCGGCATCCAGGAACGGCTGGAAATCGATCTCTACCGGTTCACCGCCGAGCGCCTGCAGGTCTGCGAGGTTATTCTGGAACAGCTGCCGGGCCTCCTCGCTATCGAAGGTCAGCTGGGCGTCCGCCGGAACCCCGACGCGGAATTGGTGCGGAATGGGACGGCGACCGGTGGGCTGCGGTTTTTGCCAGGGATCCTCGGCGTCCGGGGCTGAGGCCACCTGGAGCACCGTCCGGGCCTGCTCGGCCGAGCGGGCGAAGACGGATACGCAGTCCAGACTCTGGCACGCCGGCACCACGCCGCGCACGCTGAGACGCCCGAGGGTTGGCTTCAGGCCAACCAGGTTGTTGAAGGCCGCCGGCACTCGGCCGGAGCCGGCGGTATCGGTGCCCAGGGCAAAGCTCGCCAAACCCAGAGCCACCGCTACGGCCGAACCGGAGGAGGAGCCGCCGGAAACAAAGTCCGGGTTGATGCTGTTGCGACAGGCGCCCCAGGGTTCTGGTGAGCGAGTACCCACCAGACCGGTGGCAAACTGGTCCAGATTGGTTTTGCCCAGGGGGATGGCGCCCGCCTCGACCAGTGCCGCGACTACGGCAGCGTGGCGCTCGGGCCGGTAGCGATAGGCCTCGCAGGCGGCGGTGGTGTCCATGCCGGCGACATCAATGTTGTCTTTGACCGCGAAGGGCACGCCGTACAGCGGCAGGTCTTCCGGGCGGCTGTGCGCCAGGCGCTCCAGGTAGGGCGCCAGTTCGGCTTCGGTCGCACGATGAATCCAGAGGTTGTGGTGGTCAAACTCCCGGGCTCGTTCCAGCAGGTGGGCAATCACGCGTGCCGGGGTTTGCTCACCGCTCAGGTAGGCCTTGCGCAGGGAGGGGAGGTCGAGATTGATGGTGGTGGTATTCACAGGGGCCTCACGCTGACAGTTTGCGGGATGTTTCGGATACCGACGACTCGATGGTCTGGTACAGCTCGGGGTCCGTCCGGCCAATGGGCAGGTCGTAGGAAATGGTGGCGCCGTAGGCTTCCGGGTTCTGCGGGTCGTTGCGGATCTTGTCGAAGACCAGTAGCCGGGTGCCAAGGTAGAAGCCTTCGTGCAGGTCGTGGGTGACCATGAAGATGGTGGTGCCGGTGTCGCGCCAGAGCTTCAGGATCAGCTCGTGCATGTCGCCCCGGATGCCGGGGTCGAGGGCGCCGAAAGGCTCGTCCAGCAGCAGGATGCGCGGCTTCATGATGAACGATTGGGCAATGGCCAGGCGCTGCTGCATGCCGCCGGACAGCTCGTGGGGCCACTTGTTCAGGGCGTGGCCGAGGCCCACGCCCTCGAGCATGGCATCCACCTGCGCCAGGGCGTCCCGGCGCGCCTTGCCGAACAGTTTGCCGAGTAGCGGCTTCTGTTCCAGTTCCAGGCCCAGGAGCACGTTTTCGCGCACGGTCAGGTGCGGGAACACCGAATAACGTTGGAACACGATGCCCCGATTGCGATCGGGCTCGCCCGGAAACTGCTGGCCTTCCAGGCTCAGTTCACCGCGGCTGGCGGTCTCCTGGCCCAGCAGCATCTTCAGGAAGGTGGACTTGCCGCACCCGGAGGCACCGACCAGGGTGCAGAATTCCCCCTCTTTCACTTCCAGGTTCAGGTTTTCCAGCACGACCTGGCTGCCGTACTCCTTCCACAGTTTCTTTACCGAAATGAAGCTCATTAGTGGCCTCCTGCGTTGTACCAGGGGAACAGCCGACGATTGGCGAGACGCAGCAACTGGTCAATGACGATGGCGAGGATGGTGATCCAGATGACGTAGGGCAGGATCACGTCCATGGCGAGGTAACGGCGCACCAGGAAGATCCGGTAGCCGAGTCCTTCGGTGGAGGCGATGGCTTCGGCGGCGATCAGGAACAGCCAGGCCGGGCCCAGACTCAGGCGCACGGCATCGATCAGCCGGGGCAACACCTGGGGCAGGGCCATGCGGGTGATCACCTGCCAGGAATTGGCGCCCAGGGTCTGGATCTTGATGAGCTGCTCGCTCGGCAGTTCCCGGACCCGCTGGGCGACATCGCGCATTATGATGGGGGCGGTGCCAATGACGATCAGCATGACCTTGGACAACTCGCCGAGTCCGAACACGATGAACAGGATGGGCAGGATGGCCAGGGGCGGCACCATCGACAATGCCGATACAAGTGGCGCCAGGTTGGCCCGCACCAGCGGCAAAACGCCATTGAGAATGCCAACCACCAAGGCCAGGAGGGCGGCGATGCCGACACCCAGCCCCAGGCGTTCCAGGCTGGCGGTGGTGTCCTGCCACATCAGATAGTCGCCACTGCGTCGGTCTTCCTGGAAGGCCATGCGTTCCACCGCCGCGGTCATCTGTTCCAGGCCCGGCAGCAGCTTGTCGTTGGGGTTTTCGGCCAGACGCTCCTGGGACGCGAGCGCGTAGATGAATATCAGCAGCAGGAAAGGCAGCAGGCCCAGCAGGGTCGCGGAAACCCTACCCGGGTGGCGGTTGATCAGTCTCATTGGACATCTCCTCTGGTCGCACAACACGGCATGGACGTGGCAGGCACGGCAGTGGCCTGCGCTTCAGTCTCCCGGGCTTTTGTCCCGCCGTGTAACCTCCCAGAGGTCGGTAACTCTCGGACCAGCCGCCCGGGGTTGAGTTTGCTCTCAGCCCGGACCGGAACCCTAGTCACCCATTTTGTCCGTTGTCTTCGCCGCCAATCAGGCGGTGTAGCCGTGAACGGATGATGGTTGTGGTAACCGTCTGCGAGAACCGTTGCAGGGGGCGTGCCAGCTTTGACGGGCGCGGGTTTACGGGCCAGGTCAGGGCGTATCGGGGTGTGGAGGGGCACTGTTTGGGTGCGGGGCTGATTTTCATGCACTGTTATCGCTCCTCTCGTTGGCCCTGGACCGGCTGTGGCCCGGAGCCTGGCTGTGCAGCAGCGACTGGGCGGCCTGGAGAATCCGGATGTGGCTGCGGTGCTCCCGTCCGGCGCCGCCGGCTATGTGGCCGTAGTCGCTGGCCAGAACCTCCAGGGTGGCGCCGGGCATCTGGCTGGCATCGGCGCTGGCATCGTCGACGGTGAAGTACAGGTCGGTGCCGGACGGCATCAGTCGCGTCGGCATGGTCAGGGCGGCGAGTGCGGCCGGGTAATCGCCCCGAAACACCGGGTTGTCGGCGATGTTGCCGGTCTGCCAGGTGTCCAGCATGGCCAGCAGATCGTTGGCGTCCTGGCCGAGGTGGTCCTGTTCCCAGAAGTCCAGCAGGTCCTCGACCGAGGTAAACCCCATGTCGCGCCAGCACTCGTTACGGAAAAACGCCTGGGAGTAAGCCCAGCCGGCATACACCCGGGCGAAGGCCTTGAGGCCCCGCACCGGCGGTGTGCGGTAATGGCCAGCTTGAAAGGTCGGGTCACAGGTCAGGGCGGCTTTTACCCCCTCGAGGAAGACATGATTGTGGGGGTAGCAGCGGGCGGTACAGCAGGTAGCCAGCACGGCGTTAACCTGCTCCGGGAACAGGCTGCCCCATTGCAGCGCCTGCATGCCGCCCATGGACCAGCCCATCACCAGCGCCAAGTTCGCGCCGCCGAACACCTCGTCGACCAGCTGTTTCTGCAGTCGCACGTTGTCGTAAAGGCTGATGGCGGGAAAACCGGGGCCGGCCTGGGCACCGTTGCTGTTTGAGGGCGATGAGGATTCCCCAGCGCCCAGCAGCGAGGGAATCACGATGCAGTACCGATCCGGATCCAGTTGCGGGCCGTTGGCACCGCCTTCACCAACCCAGGCGTGATTGCCGGCCGCTGCACCACCGTAGTACGTGGACAGCAGGATCAGGTTGTCTTTTGGTGCATTCAGCTCGCCAATCTGGTGATAGTGCAGGCGGGCGTCTTTCAGAACGCCACCCCGCGACAGGGCCAGATCGCCCGCCCTGAACTCTTCTCTAACCCACTGTTGTTTGGCCATTTGGCCCCCCGTTCCGGTTCTGGTTTCGCGCGTTCATGCCGGTCGAAAATGGCATTTACATACATGCTGGCATGTAAGTTGAATGGGAGAAGCAAAGAAAGAAACGTGCCAGAACACAGACCAATCGCCCGACGCCATGGGCAACAAGGAGAAAGACGATGACCGAATTGAGCAGCACACAGGCGCTGAAACAGCAACTCACCGACGCCGGCGTGAAATACGCCATGGCCAGTTACGTGGACATTCACGGGGTATCAAAAGGCAAGTTTGTCCCGGTGGCGCACCTGGGGCAGATGATGGAGGGCTCGGAGCTATACACCGGGGCGGCCCTTGACGGCGTCCCCCAGGACATCTCCGACAACGAGGTGGCGGCCATGCCCGATGCCGCTGCGGTAGCGGTGTGCCCCTGGAACCGGCAACTGGCGTGGTTCCCGGGCAACCTCTACCTGGACGGCAAGCCATTCGAGGCCTGCTCTCGCAACATCTTCCAGCGCCAGCTCAGCGCAGCGGCCGATATGGGCTACCGCTTCAACCTGGGCATCGAAACCGAGTTCTTCCTGTTCCGGGACACCGAGGACGGCGGCTTTGCGCCCCTGAGTGACCGGGACACCCTGGGCAAGCCCTGCTACGACCCGCGTGCCCTGATGGACAACTTGCACATCGTGGATGAGCTGGTCGAAGCCATGAACGAGCTGGGCTGGGACGTGTACTCCTTCGACCATGAGGACGCCAACGGCCAGTTTGAAACCGACTTCAAATACGCCGACGGCCTGACCATGGCCGACCGCCTGGTGTTCTTCCGCATGATGGCCAACGAGATTGCCCGCAAGCACGGCGCCTTCGCCAGCTTCATGCCCAAGCCGTTCGCCGACCGCACCGGCAGCGGGGCTCACTACAACATGTCGCTGGCGGACCTCAAAACCGGAGCCAACCTGTTCGAGCCCCAGGGCGATGACGAGCACGACTGTGGCATCAGCAAGATCGCCTACCAGTTCATTGCCGGGGTCCTGAAACACGGCGCGGCCATCAGCGCGGTCATCGCACCCACGGTCAACAGCTACAAGCGCCTGGTGCGCCAGGGCAGCATGTCCGGCTCCACCTGGGCGCCCGTGTTCATGTGCTATGGCTCCAACAACCGCACCAACATGATCCGGATCCCGGGCATGGGCGGGCGCATCGAGTGCCGGGCGGCAGACATTGCCTGTAACCCCTATCTGGGCAGCGCTTTGATCCTGGCCGCCGGTCTGGAAGGCATCCGTGAAGGGTTGGATGCCGGCGCCCCGCACCACGAGAACATGTACAACTACAGCGATGCCGAGATCGCCGAGCAGGGCATCGAGTACCTGCCGCGCAACCTGGGCGAAGCCGTGGATGCCTTCGAAGTCGATCCACTGGCACGGGAAGTGTTCGGGGAGGCCATGTTCAAGAGCTTCATCGAGACCAAGCGGCAGGAGTGGGACAGCTACCAGAACCACGTCTCCGAGTGGGAGGTGAACCGCTACCTGAAGATGTTCTGAGGGTCGGGCGCCCGCCCGATGCACACCAAACCGGCCCGAGGGCCGGTTTTTTTATGGGCGCTCGTCGGTGCGGCCGAGCAGGGTCCAGAACTGGCGCTGGAAGAAGGGCGCCTGCTGTTTCAGGGAGAACAACTTGGGGGCGAACAGCCAGGTCTGGGTGATGCCCATCAGATAGGTGTAGCTGAGTAGACCCAGTTCGTTGGCGCTTTCCTGGGTGCTGATCAGCCCGGCGGCCTTGGCCCGCTCGACTAGGTCCTGAAACAGGGCGATGATGGATTGGGTCAGTTGCCGTTCCCGCTTCAGGGTCCGGCTCATGGCGTCGGTCAGTTCGGTCTTGTTCAGCAGGATCTCGAACGACTGCCGGTAGCGTCGATTGGTGGCGAGCAAACCCAGCCAGCGTTCGATGAAGTGGTCCATGGCGTCCAGGGGGTTATCGGCCATGGCCTCGCAGTCACGGACGAGCTTTTCGAGCGGGTCCTGGGAGTAGGCCAGGACCGCTTCGTACAGGTCGTCCTTGTTCTGGAAGTGCCAGTAGATCGGCCCCCGGCTGCAGCCGGCTTCATCGGCGATGCGGCTCAGGGTCGTGAGGGAGTAGCCATCCCGGCTGAACAGCTTGAGGGCGGCTTCGAGCACGGTCTGGCGGGTTTTTTCGGCGTCTTCCTTGGTGCGGCGCATTCGTTATTTGTTTTCCGTTTGACTCGGGAGTTGAGACCGGTGCGGGGAACGCTTCCAAAACACGCTCCTGGCGGCACATCCATGTGGCGCTTGGGCTCCGCCATCCATGGCTCCGCACAGTTTTGGAAGCGTTCCCCGCACCGGCCTTCCTGCGCAGTGTAAACAAAAACGGGCACGAATGGTCGTGCCCGCTTGTCTCACGAAAAAGTACTAAGTCAGATTTCGCCTTCTGCGGCCATTTCCATGTAGTCATCATTGAAACGCAGCTTCACATTGCTCGAATCACCCATGACGGAGCCGTCCGGGAATTCAATGCCGACGAAGTCCGGGCTCATCGCGCCCTGGCCGAGCAGGCCCTTGTCGAAGGAGAACTGGCGGACGCTGTCCATGGCCGCGTGGGCTTCTTCGCTGTTGATGAAGTCCACCGACAGCTGCGGCTCCCAGAACATCTTCATGCCGGCAAGCTGGGCCTCGTAGCCGGCCTGGTCGGTGCCGGACAGCTCACCCAGGAAGGCCCGGGCTTCGGCGCCTTCGGCGGTGTCCGCCTTGAGGATGCTCATGGTTTCGTACCAGGCGCCGACCAGGGCCTTGCCCAGTTTCGGGTTGTCGGCCAGGGTCTCGGTATTGACCAGGGTCAGGTCCTTGATGTGGCCCGGAATCTCGCTGGAATCGAACAGTTTGGTGGCGCCGGGGTAGGCTTCAACCTCGGACAGCAGCGGGTTCCAGGTCGCCACGTGGCGCACGTCGTCGGTTTGGAATGCGGACACCAGATCGGCGTCGGAGATGTTCACCACGCTGATGTCCCGCTCTTCCAGCCCGACAGTGTTGAGAGCCCGCACCAGCAAGTAGTGGGACACGGACAGCTCCACCAGGTGCACGGTTTCGCCTTCCAGGTCGGCAATGGTCTTGCCGTCCTTGGATACCAGGCCGTCGTTGGCGTTGGAGTAGTCGCCCACGATCAGGGCGGTGGTGTCGACGCCGGAGGCGGCCGGGATGGACAGGCCGTCCATGCTGGTGGCCACCACGCCGTCGAACTGGCCGGCGGTAAACTGGTTGATGGATTCGATGTAGTCGTTGACCTGCACGATGTCGACGTCGATGTCGTACTTGTCGGCCCACTTCTTCATGATGCCGCTGTCCTCGGCGTACTGCCAGGGCACCCAGCCGGCGTAGATGGTCCAGGCGATGCTGAAGGAATCGCGTTCTTCGGCCATGGCACCCAGGGACAGGGTAGCTGTCATCAGGCCAGCGGCAAGACGTTTCTGGAAGGTACGAGTTTTCATGGAGTCTCTCCTCGGGCATGGCCCGCTGTTGGAAGATTGGTGTTCTTTGCGTTGGTATTCCATTGTTGGCATTCGCTAAGAGTCGTTAATCCGTCACCGCTTCGACGATCACCACCGGTGCGCCGGGGGCGACCGCCTGGCCAGCCTCGCGCCGGATCTCGACGATCCGCCCGCTGACCGGACTGAGCAGTTCGATTTCCATCTTCATGGACTCGATCACCGCCACCGGGCGCTGGGCTTCGATGGTGTCGCCCACCTGCACCAGGCACTCCCAGAGGTTGCCGGCGACGTGGCTTTCCACCGCGTGCTGACCTTCTGGCAGGTTGGCAAGATCGTCCTCGCCGGTGTCCTCCATCGGGGCCTCGGCGCTGAAGTTGATCTGGCCGGACTCGATCCAGCGCTGCAGTTCCTTGTCGAAGGCCTGTTGGCGCTGTCCGGTGAAGTCACGGATTTCCCGGTCGTTATCGGCCAGGAACTGCTCGTAGTCCTTGAGGTTGAAGCGGGTGTGCTCGACCTTGATCGGGTAGTCGCCGTTCGGGAAGTCGCGCCGGATCTGCTGCAGCTCCTCGGCGCTCACCTCGTAGAAGCGCACCTGGTCGAAGAATCGCAGCAGCCAGGGCTTGCCGGGTTCGAAGAACTCGGTTGTGCGATAGCGGTTCCACATCTGCAGGGTGCGGCCGACGAACTGGTAGCCGCCCGGGCCTTCCATGCCGTAGATGCACAGGTAGGCGCCGCCGATGCCGACCGAGTTTTCCGCGGTCCAGGTGCGGGCCGGGTTGTACTTGGTGGTCACCAGCCGGTGGCGCGGATCCAGGGGCGTGGCTACCGGGGCGCCGAGGTAGACGTCGCCCAGGCCCATGACCAGATAGCTGGCCTCGAACAGGGTCTTCTTGACCTCGTCGATGTTGTCGAGGCCGTTGATCCGGCGGATGAATTCCAGGTTGCTCGGGCACCAGGGCGCGTCCTTGCGCACCGACTGCATGTATTTCTGGATGGCGGTGTGGCAGGCCTCGTCGTCCCAGGACAAGGGCAGGTGCACGATGCGCGCCGGCACGTCCCACTCCGGCTGCTGCTCCAGTTCCTTTTCCGCGCTAATCAGCAGGTCCAGCAAGGCGCCCTGGGCCAGGGCCCGGCTGTCGTAATGCACCTGCAGCGAGCGAATGCCGGGAGTCAGTTCCAGAATGGCGTCGTGTTTCTTCTCACGCAGCCACAGCATCAGGGCGTGGGCGCGGAAGCGCAGGCGAATGTCGAGCTCCATCGGGCCGTATTCCACCAGCACGTAGTTGTCGCCGGCGGCCCGGTACACCACGCCGGTCTCGTGTTCCTCGGTGGTCAGTGCCGCCAGAATCGGTGTTTCGGGTTGGATCGGAGTGATCTCGGTTTCGACCACGGTCATCTGTGCCACTGCCTGGTCCTGGGCGGTGCGTAGGGCCACCGCCTGATCCTGGCTCACCGGCGCGAACCGCACCTTGTCGCCGGCCTTGAGCTGGCCGAGTTTCCACAAATCGGCGCTGATCACCGTGACCGGGCATACGAAGCCACCCAGGCTGGGGCCATCGGGGCCCAGAATCACCGGCATGTCGCCGGTGAAATCCACGGTGCCCACGGCGTAGGCGTTGTCGTGGATGTTGGACGGGTGCATGCCGGCCTCGCCGCCGTCGCTGCGGGCCCATTCCGGTTTCGGGCCGATCAGGCGGACCCCGGTGCGGCTGGAGTTGTAGTGGATCTCCCAGTCACTCTCGAAGAAGGTCTCGATGTCCTGTTCGGTGAAGTAGTCCGGCGCGCCATGGGGGCCATAGGTGACGTGCAGTTGCCAGGTCTTGCCAATCGCCGGTTTGAGCTCCGCAGGCAGGCTGGCAGGCTCCACCGGCGCCGCGTCCGGCAGTGACAGCACATCGCCCGCTCTCAGTGCCCGGCCGCAGTGGCCGCCGAACTGGCCCAGTGTGAACGTACTGCAGGAGGTCAGGTAGGTCGGGCAGTCCAGGCCACCGCGCACCAGCAGGTAGGCCCGTGCGCCATTTTCCACGGTGGCGCCCAGTTGCAGCAAGGCACCGGCGGCCACCTCGACCACCTGCCAGGCCGGGACCGGCTCGCCGTCCAGGCTGGCGTCAAGTTCGGCGCCGGTGAGCACAATCTGAGTTGCCCGGTTGAACACCAGGGTCGGGCCCTTGAGGGTGATTTCCAGGCCCGGGGCACCCTCGTCGTTACCCAGTAGCCGGTTGCCGAGCCGGAACGAATAGCTGTCGAACGGGCCGGAGGGCGGCACCCCGATTTCCCAGTAGCCAACCCGGCCCGGGTAATCCTGGATGGTGGTCAGGGTGCCACCGCTGATGACGTCCACGGTGGCGGGCTGGTAGTCGAATTTGTTGAGGCTGCGGGTGGTGAGCCGACCTTCGGTAAAGCGCTGGTCGCCCAGCACCTGGCGCACGTAGGTCAGGTTGGTCTCGATACCGTACAACTGGCTGTCGTCCAGGGCCGCAATCAGGCGCTGACGCGCGGCTTCGCGATCGGATTCGTGCACGATCACCTTGGCCAGCATGGGGTCGAACAGCGGCGAGATCTCGGTGCCTGACTGGAGCCAGTGGTCGATGCGCAGGCCCGGATCCTCGGGCCAGACCACGTTGGTGAGCAGGCCGGCGCTGGGCTGGAAGTCCTTGTTCGGGTCTTCCGCGTAGATGCGGGCCTGGATGGCGTGGCCGGAAGGGGTAAGCGTGCCGGCCAGGGTATTGAGATCGGGCAGGACGCCGGCGCCCAGTTCCACCATCCAGCGGACGATGTCGACGCCGTACACTTGCTCGGTCACACCGTGTTCCACCTGCAGGCGGGTGTTCACCTCCAGGAAATAGAACTCGGTGGTGTCCGGGTCGTAGATGAATTCCACCGTGCCGGCACTGCGATAGCCGATGCTCTCGCCCAGCTGGCGGGCGGTGTCGTGCATTCGGGTGCGCACGTCGTCGCTTAGCCCCGGGGCCGGGGCTTCCTCGATCACTTTCTGGTTGCGGCGCTGGGCCGAGCAGTCCCGCTCGCCCAGGGCGGCCACCTGGCCACGGCCATCGCCGAACAGCTGCACCTCGATGTGCCGGGCACTCTCGACAAATTTTTCCAGGAACACGCCGCTGTTGCTGAAGTTGTTCTGGCTCAGGCGCTGGACCGATTCGAAGCTCTTGCGCAGGTCCTCGGCGCCGAAGCAGCGGGACATGCCGATGCCGCCGCCGCCGGCGGTGCTCTTCAGCATGACCGGGTAACCGATGGCTTCGGCGGCCTGCAGGGCGTCGTCCAGATCGGTCAGCAAGCCGGTGCCGGGCAGCAGCGGCACGCCGGCTTGCTCGGCCAGGGTCC harbors:
- the uca gene encoding urea carboxylase — encoded protein: MELNPVFKKVLIANRGAIACRVIRTLRAMGITSVAVYAEADADSLHVRQADEAYSLGEGPAAATYLDQDKLFDIVRESGAGAIHPGYGFLSENADFARRCDAEGVIFLGPTPEQMEEFGLKHTARTLAEQAGVPLLPGTGLLTDLDDALQAAEAIGYPVMLKSTAGGGGIGMSRCFGAEDLRKSFESVQRLSQNNFSNSGVFLEKFVESARHIEVQLFGDGRGQVAALGERDCSAQRRNQKVIEEAPAPGLSDDVRTRMHDTARQLGESIGYRSAGTVEFIYDPDTTEFYFLEVNTRLQVEHGVTEQVYGVDIVRWMVELGAGVLPDLNTLAGTLTPSGHAIQARIYAEDPNKDFQPSAGLLTNVVWPEDPGLRIDHWLQSGTEISPLFDPMLAKVIVHESDREAARQRLIAALDDSQLYGIETNLTYVRQVLGDQRFTEGRLTTRSLNKFDYQPATVDVISGGTLTTIQDYPGRVGYWEIGVPPSGPFDSYSFRLGNRLLGNDEGAPGLEITLKGPTLVFNRATQIVLTGAELDASLDGEPVPAWQVVEVAAGALLQLGATVENGARAYLLVRGGLDCPTYLTSCSTFTLGQFGGHCGRALRAGDVLSLPDAAPVEPASLPAELKPAIGKTWQLHVTYGPHGAPDYFTEQDIETFFESDWEIHYNSSRTGVRLIGPKPEWARSDGGEAGMHPSNIHDNAYAVGTVDFTGDMPVILGPDGPSLGGFVCPVTVISADLWKLGQLKAGDKVRFAPVSQDQAVALRTAQDQAVAQMTVVETEITPIQPETPILAALTTEEHETGVVYRAAGDNYVLVEYGPMELDIRLRFRAHALMLWLREKKHDAILELTPGIRSLQVHYDSRALAQGALLDLLISAEKELEQQPEWDVPARIVHLPLSWDDEACHTAIQKYMQSVRKDAPWCPSNLEFIRRINGLDNIDEVKKTLFEASYLVMGLGDVYLGAPVATPLDPRHRLVTTKYNPARTWTAENSVGIGGAYLCIYGMEGPGGYQFVGRTLQMWNRYRTTEFFEPGKPWLLRFFDQVRFYEVSAEELQQIRRDFPNGDYPIKVEHTRFNLKDYEQFLADNDREIRDFTGQRQQAFDKELQRWIESGQINFSAEAPMEDTGEDDLANLPEGQHAVESHVAGNLWECLVQVGDTIEAQRPVAVIESMKMEIELLSPVSGRIVEIRREAGQAVAPGAPVVIVEAVTD